Proteins from a genomic interval of Actinoalloteichus hymeniacidonis:
- a CDS encoding helix-turn-helix domain-containing protein: protein MAVLLREAIGERLRHERTAQRRTLREVSRIARVSLGYLSEVERGRKEASSELLAAICHALELELARLLDDVATDIRGELDSETVPVQAAATSVERAPGHGTGDIEGGRLVPSVIGADMRVQSDMRVQPVRGRARLGSTMQITNKVVVAA, encoded by the coding sequence ATGGCCGTCTTGCTGCGGGAGGCTATCGGCGAGCGGCTGCGCCATGAGCGCACCGCCCAACGCCGAACCCTCCGCGAGGTGTCGCGTATCGCCCGGGTGAGCCTGGGATACCTCTCCGAGGTCGAGCGGGGGCGCAAGGAGGCATCGAGCGAGCTTCTCGCTGCGATCTGCCATGCCTTGGAACTCGAACTCGCTCGGCTGCTCGACGATGTGGCCACCGATATCCGAGGCGAGCTCGACTCGGAGACCGTGCCCGTCCAGGCCGCCGCCACGAGCGTGGAGCGGGCGCCCGGACATGGCACCGGCGACATCGAGGGTGGTCGCCTGGTGCCCTCGGTGATCGGCGCGGATATGCGGGTCCAATCGGATATGCGAGTTCAACCGGTTCGGGGACGCGCCCGTCTCGGTTCGACGATGCAGATCACCAACAAGGTTGTGGTGGCGGCGTGA
- a CDS encoding CinA family protein — MATTALSRVVDTLRARGQTLALAESLTGGLLGAALTSIAGVSDVFRGGLVVYATDLKIRLAGVDAEVLAEHGAVHPTVAEQLATGARDRCLADWGIGVTGVAGPTAQDGAAPGTVHVAVCGPTRLLVRSARLAGDRSRVRHGAIDLACGLLADVVMQDAR; from the coding sequence GTGGCGACGACCGCGTTGAGTCGGGTCGTGGACACGCTGCGTGCCAGGGGGCAGACCCTGGCGCTGGCGGAGTCGCTGACCGGCGGCCTGCTCGGCGCCGCCCTGACCTCGATCGCAGGCGTCAGCGATGTGTTCCGAGGTGGGCTGGTGGTCTATGCCACCGATCTGAAGATTCGGCTCGCGGGGGTCGACGCCGAGGTGCTCGCCGAGCACGGGGCGGTGCATCCGACGGTCGCCGAGCAACTGGCGACCGGGGCGCGCGATCGGTGCCTGGCCGACTGGGGGATCGGCGTGACCGGTGTCGCCGGCCCCACGGCTCAGGACGGTGCCGCGCCCGGAACGGTGCACGTCGCGGTGTGCGGTCCGACACGTCTGCTGGTGCGCTCGGCCCGGTTGGCAGGCGATCGGAGTCGGGTGCGGCATGGTGCGATCGACCTGGCCTGCGGACTGCTGGCCGACGTGGTGATGCAGGATGCACGATGA
- the pgsA gene encoding CDP-diacylglycerol--glycerol-3-phosphate 3-phosphatidyltransferase encodes MTAAADDAVEPTPAPTPVPVVNIANALTVFRLLLVPVFLFALLGDHEGSTTWRLLATGIFLLAAATDRLDGDLARKRGLITDFGKIADPIADKTLIGAALIGLSMLGDLPWWVTGTILARELGVTLLRFWVIRHGVIPASRGGKAKTLVQIVAIVLLLLPLPASFAIVVGGVMAVAVLLTLITGLDYAVRAVKMRARGRRATAGAP; translated from the coding sequence ATGACCGCAGCCGCCGACGACGCCGTCGAGCCGACCCCCGCACCGACGCCGGTGCCCGTCGTGAACATCGCCAACGCGCTGACGGTATTCCGCCTGCTGCTCGTCCCCGTGTTCCTGTTCGCCCTGCTGGGTGATCACGAGGGCAGCACCACCTGGCGCCTGTTGGCCACCGGCATCTTCCTGCTGGCCGCCGCCACCGACCGCCTGGACGGCGACCTGGCCCGCAAGCGCGGACTGATCACCGACTTCGGCAAGATCGCCGACCCGATCGCGGACAAGACCTTGATCGGCGCCGCCCTGATCGGGTTGAGCATGCTCGGCGACCTGCCCTGGTGGGTCACCGGCACGATCCTGGCCCGCGAGTTGGGCGTCACCCTGCTCAGATTCTGGGTGATCCGTCACGGCGTCATCCCCGCCAGCCGGGGTGGCAAGGCCAAGACCCTCGTGCAGATCGTCGCGATCGTGCTGCTGCTGCTGCCGTTGCCCGCGAGCTTCGCCATCGTGGTGGGCGGTGTCATGGCGGTGGCGGTCCTGCTGACCCTGATCACCGGCCTGGACTACGCCGTGCGTGCGGTCAAGATGCGTGCCAGAGGGCGTCGGGCGACTGCGGGAGCTCCGTGA
- the rimO gene encoding 30S ribosomal protein S12 methylthiotransferase RimO: protein MVTLGCSRNEVDSEELAGRLSSDGWDLVEPDGPEQPDVIMVNTCGFIESAKKDSVDTLLAASDTGAKVVAVGCMAERYGVELADQLPEADAVLGFDHYPAVTDRLDDVLAGRTLASHTPTDRRLLLPISPVERPAASDEVTVPGHAWGPKVLRRRLDDSPVAPLKLASGCDRRCTFCAIPSFRGAFVSRQAPEILAEAAWLAEHGVRELFLVSENSTSYGKDLGDLRALEKLIPQLAAVPGVDRVRVSYLQPAETRPGLISAIASTPGVAPYFDLSFQHSSESVLRRMRRFGSTSSFLTLIDQIRQQAPQAGLRSNVIVGFPGETEEDVAELEDFLTRARLDVVGVFGYSDEDGTEAADFDDKIDADVVAERVARVSSLVEELTAQRAEERIGEEVIVLVERTETEDEDCAGRAAHQGPEVDGECVFSDPTGLKVGDLVRARVIGSEGVDLIVEPLSADSGGRQP, encoded by the coding sequence ATGGTCACCCTCGGATGCTCCCGAAACGAGGTGGACTCCGAAGAGCTGGCCGGTCGGCTCTCGTCCGACGGCTGGGACCTGGTCGAGCCGGACGGGCCGGAGCAACCGGACGTCATCATGGTCAACACCTGCGGATTCATCGAGTCCGCCAAGAAGGACTCCGTCGACACGCTGCTGGCCGCCTCCGACACCGGCGCGAAGGTCGTCGCCGTCGGGTGCATGGCCGAGCGCTACGGCGTCGAGTTGGCCGACCAGCTTCCCGAGGCCGACGCCGTGCTGGGCTTCGACCACTACCCGGCCGTCACCGATCGCCTCGACGACGTGCTCGCCGGGCGGACCCTCGCCTCCCACACCCCGACCGACCGTCGACTGCTGCTGCCGATCTCGCCCGTCGAGCGACCGGCCGCATCCGACGAGGTCACGGTTCCCGGCCACGCCTGGGGACCGAAGGTCCTGCGGCGCAGGCTCGACGACTCACCCGTCGCACCGCTCAAGCTCGCCTCCGGCTGCGATCGTCGCTGCACCTTCTGCGCGATCCCGTCGTTCCGTGGCGCCTTCGTCTCGAGGCAGGCGCCCGAGATCCTCGCCGAGGCGGCCTGGCTGGCGGAGCACGGCGTCCGCGAGCTGTTCCTGGTCAGCGAGAACTCCACCTCCTACGGCAAGGACCTCGGCGATCTGCGGGCGCTGGAGAAGCTGATCCCGCAGCTGGCGGCGGTTCCCGGCGTGGACCGAGTGCGGGTGTCCTACCTGCAACCGGCCGAGACCCGTCCCGGCTTGATCTCGGCGATCGCCTCGACGCCCGGCGTCGCGCCCTACTTCGACCTGTCGTTCCAGCACTCCAGTGAGTCGGTGCTGCGCCGGATGCGGCGCTTCGGATCGACGAGCTCCTTCCTCACCCTCATCGACCAGATCCGACAGCAGGCACCGCAGGCGGGGCTGCGCAGCAATGTGATCGTCGGCTTCCCCGGGGAGACCGAGGAGGACGTCGCCGAACTGGAGGACTTCCTCACCAGGGCTCGACTCGACGTGGTCGGTGTGTTCGGCTACTCGGACGAGGACGGCACCGAGGCTGCGGACTTCGACGACAAGATCGACGCGGATGTGGTCGCGGAGCGCGTCGCGCGGGTCTCCTCCCTCGTGGAGGAGTTGACGGCGCAGCGCGCGGAGGAACGCATCGGCGAGGAGGTCATCGTGTTGGTGGAACGGACCGAGACCGAGGACGAGGACTGCGCGGGTCGTGCCGCGCATCAGGGGCCGGAGGTGGACGGGGAGTGCGTGTTCAGCGACCCGACCGGCCTGAAGGTCGGTGATCTGGTTCGCGCCAGGGTCATCGGCTCCGAGGGCGTCGACCTGATCGTCGAGCCGTTGAGCGCGGATTCGGGAGGGCGGCAGCCATGA